Proteins from a genomic interval of Rattus norvegicus strain BN/NHsdMcwi chromosome 2, GRCr8, whole genome shotgun sequence:
- the LOC108350184 gene encoding keratin-associated protein 4-4-like, whose protein sequence is MEHFKEEHCKEEYVKGERCKEERCKEERCKEERCKEEHCKEKRCKGEHCKEEHCKEEYGKGDHCKEECCKGEHCKEEHCKEERCKEKRCKGEHCKEEHCKEERCKEEHCKEERCKEKRCKGEHCKEDHCKEEYGKGEHCKEERCKGEHCKEDHCKEERCKEERCKGEHCKEEHCKEERCKEEHCKEEHCKGEHCKEEHCKEERCKGEHLRRSTVRRRAVRRSAVKGSTVRRSTVRRSAVRRSAVRRSAVRRSTVKGAV, encoded by the coding sequence ATGGAGCACTTTAAGGAGGAGCACTGTAAGGAGGAGTACGTTAAAGGGGAGCGCTGTAAGGAGGAGCGCTGTAAGGAGGAGCGCTGTAAGGAGGAGCGCTGTAAGGAGGAGCACTGTAAGGAGAAGCGCTGTAAAGGGGAGCACTGTAAGGAGGAGCACTGTAAGGAGGAGTACGGTAAAGGGGACCACTGTAAGGAGGAGTGCTGTAAAGGGGAGCACTGTAAGGAGGAGCACTGTAAGGAGGAGCGCTGTAAGGAGAAGCGCTGTAAAGGGGAGCACTGTAAGGAGGAGCACTGTAAGGAGGAGCGCTGTAAGGAGGAGCACTGTAAGGAGGAGCGCTGTAAGGAGAAGCGCTGTAAAGGGGAGCACTGTAAGGAGGACCACTGTAAGGAGGAGTATGGTAAAGGGGAGCACTGCAAGGAGGAGCGCTGTAAAGGGGAGCACTGTAAGGAGGACCACTGTAAGGAGGAGCGCTGTAAGGAGGAGCGCTGTAAAGGGGAACACTGTAAGGAGGAGCACTGTAAGGAGGAGCGCTGTAAGGAGGAGCACTGTAAGGAGGAGCACTGTAAAGGGGAGCACTGTAAGGAGGAGCACTGTAAGGAGGAGCGCTGTAAAGGGGAGCACTTAAGGAGGAGCACTGTAAGGAGGAGAGCTGTAAGGAGGAGCGCTGTAAAGGGGAGCACTGTAAGGAGGAGCACTGTAAGGAGGAGCGCTGTAAGGAGGAGCGCTGTAAGGAGGAGCGCTGTAAGGAGGAGCACTGTAAAGGGAGCAGTGTGA